The following DNA comes from Nocardioides sp. JQ2195.
AGGAAGGCGGAGTGGGGGCAGGTCGCCGGGCAGGCAGTGGCGGGCGGCGTAGAGCTCTCCGGTGGTGGGATCGACCGCCGAGCCGACGGCGTTCACCGCGACGAGCGCGCCGATCGTCGTGCCGTCGTCGAGGCGCACCGACGCCGAGCCGATGCCTCCCTTCAGCCCACCGACTCGCGCGCCGGTCCCGGCCCCGTGCGTGCCCAGTCGTACGTCGGCAGCCGCGGCGTCGTAGGCCCGCGCACCCAGCTCGGCATCGGGGTGATGGGCGAACGTGCCACCACGTCCCAGGTCGAAGAGCACCGCGGCCGGAACGATCGGCACCACCTCGCCCGGACCGCCCATCGGGAAGCCGATCCCGTCGCGCAACAGTCGTTGGACCACTCCGTCGACCGAGGCCAGGCCCAGCGCGGAACCACCACTGAGCACGATCGCCTGCACCCGCTCGACCAGGTTGCGTGGGTCGAGCAGGTCGGTCTCGCGGGTGCCCGGTCCACCACCGCGTACGTCGACTCCGCCGACCGCACCCTCCGGCGGTGCGAGCACGACCGTCGTGCCGCTCAACCAGCCGTCGCCGATGCGCTCGGCCTGGCCCACCCGGATGCCCGGGACGTCGGTGATGCTGTTCGTGGTCACCCACCCAGTATGGCCACGACCGGGAGTCAGGCGGTGCGACCTTGGCCGGCCCTGCCTGCGGGCGCCGGGGCGCAGCTCAACTGAAATGCGACAACGTGTGGGATCCGACGTACCAGGTACGTCGGATCCCACACGTTGTCGTCGGTGGGTCCAGGATCAGCGGGGCAGACCGCTGGAGCGCCAGCCACCCGGTCCGTGGGGGTGGTTGACGCGCACCCGACGGTGCAGCGCCGACCACTCCGAGCCGCGCTTCTTCTTCGGTTCCTCGGCGGTTCCGAGCGACGAGAAGACCGCCACCAGCGCGGCGATCTCCTCCGGAGTCGCGTCGGGGTTGACGACCTTCAGCATCGGCTGGGTCGTGCCTGCTCCGGTCTCGTCACTCACAGCTCCGCCCTCCTGGTGGCGTCGTACGCCGGGATCCGGCCGCGCGGGCTCCCACTCACAGCGGGATGTTCCCGTGCTTCTTGGCGGGCAGGATCTCCCGCTTCGAACGGAGCAGGCGCAGTCCGCGAACGATCTCGGTGCGGGTTTCGTGGGGCATGATCACGGTGTCGACGTAGCCACGCTCGGCGGCGATGTAGGGGTTGGCCAGCGTGGTCTCGTACTCGTCGACCAGCTCGGCACGACGTGCCTCGACGTCGCCGCCCTCGGCCTCGACGGCCGCCAGCGTCTTGCGGTGCACGATGTTGGCCGCACCCTGGGCGCCCATCACGGCGATCTGGGCGGTCGGCCACGCGACGTTGAGGTCGGCACCGAGGTGCTTGGAGCCCATCACGTCGTAGGCGCCGCCGTAGGCCTTGCGGGTGATCGTCGTGATCAGCGGGACCGTGGCCTCGGCGTAGGCGTAGATCAGCTTCGCGCCGCGGCGGATGATGCCGTTCCACTCCTGGTCGGTGCCGGGCAGGAAGCCGGGCACGTCGACGAAGGTGAGGACCGGGATGTTGAAGGCGTCGCAGGTGCGCACGAAGCGTGCGGCCTTCTCCGAGGCGTCGATGTCGAGGCAGCCGGCGAACTGCATCGGCTGGTTGGCGACGACGCCCACCGGGTGGCCCTCGACGCGGCCGTAGCCCACGATGATGTTCGGTGCGAACATCGACTGCACCTCGAGGAACTCCTCGTCGTCGAGGACGTTCTCGATGACCGTGTGCATGTCGTAGGGCTGGTTGGGGGAGTCCGGGATCAGCGTGTCGAGGGTCTTGTCGAGGTCTGAGATTTCAAGGACGTCGGCCGCTGCGCCGGGTTCTGGGTCGAACGCCGGGGGCTCGTCGAGGTTGTTCTGCGGCAGGTAGGCCAGCAGTGCCTTCACGTACTCGAAGGCGTCCTCCTCGTCGGAGGCCATGTAGTGCGCGTTGCCGGACTTGGTGTTGTGGGTTCGCGCGCCGCCGAGCTCCTCCATCGTCACGTCCTCACCGGTGACGGTCTTGATGACGTCGGGGCCGGTGATGAACATGCCGGAGGTGCCGTCGACCATGATCGTGAAGTCGGTGACCGCGGGGGAGTAGACGTGCCCGCCGGCGCAGTTGCCCATGATCATCGAGATCTGGGGGATGACGCCGGAGGCGTGCACGTTGCGCTTGAAGATCTCGCCGTAGAGGCCGAGCGAGACCACACCCTCCTGGATGCGGGCTCCGGCGCCTTCGTTGATGCCGATGATCGGGGAGCCGGTCTTGATGGCGAGGTCCATCACCTTGGTGATCTTCTCGCCGTAGACCTCGCCGAGGGAGCCTCCGAAGACGGTGAAGTCCTGGGAGAACACGCAGACCTGGCGGCCGTCGACCGTGCCGTAGCCGGTGACGACGCCGTCGCCGTAGGGACGGTTCTGCTCGAGGCCGAAGGCCGTGGAGCGGTGGCGGGCCAGCTCGTCGATCTCGACGAAGGACCCCTCGTCGAAGAGCAGCTCGATGCGCTCCCGGGCGGTCTTGCGTCCCTTGGCATGCTGCTTCTCGACAGCCTTGGCGCTGCCTGCGTGCACGGCTTCGTCGAGCCGACGCTCGAGATCCTGGAGCTTGCCGGCCGTCGTGTGGACGTCG
Coding sequences within:
- a CDS encoding acyl-CoA carboxylase subunit epsilon: MSDETGAGTTQPMLKVVNPDATPEEIAALVAVFSSLGTAEEPKKKRGSEWSALHRRVRVNHPHGPGGWRSSGLPR
- a CDS encoding acyl-CoA carboxylase subunit beta, giving the protein MTTAENEPQIDVHTTAGKLQDLERRLDEAVHAGSAKAVEKQHAKGRKTARERIELLFDEGSFVEIDELARHRSTAFGLEQNRPYGDGVVTGYGTVDGRQVCVFSQDFTVFGGSLGEVYGEKITKVMDLAIKTGSPIIGINEGAGARIQEGVVSLGLYGEIFKRNVHASGVIPQISMIMGNCAGGHVYSPAVTDFTIMVDGTSGMFITGPDVIKTVTGEDVTMEELGGARTHNTKSGNAHYMASDEEDAFEYVKALLAYLPQNNLDEPPAFDPEPGAAADVLEISDLDKTLDTLIPDSPNQPYDMHTVIENVLDDEEFLEVQSMFAPNIIVGYGRVEGHPVGVVANQPMQFAGCLDIDASEKAARFVRTCDAFNIPVLTFVDVPGFLPGTDQEWNGIIRRGAKLIYAYAEATVPLITTITRKAYGGAYDVMGSKHLGADLNVAWPTAQIAVMGAQGAANIVHRKTLAAVEAEGGDVEARRAELVDEYETTLANPYIAAERGYVDTVIMPHETRTEIVRGLRLLRSKREILPAKKHGNIPL
- a CDS encoding P1 family peptidase, with protein sequence MTTNSITDVPGIRVGQAERIGDGWLSGTTVVLAPPEGAVGGVDVRGGGPGTRETDLLDPRNLVERVQAIVLSGGSALGLASVDGVVQRLLRDGIGFPMGGPGEVVPIVPAAVLFDLGRGGTFAHHPDAELGARAYDAAAADVRLGTHGAGTGARVGGLKGGIGSASVRLDDGTTIGALVAVNAVGSAVDPTTGELYAARHCLPGDLPPLRLPAPAELDDARGAAAQDPAPVKPPLATTIGVIATDATLTKAQCAKLAGIGHDGLARAINPVHTMFDGDTIFAMATGSGEPTGVLALQAMLGPAGDCVTRAVARAVLAAESAGGMRSYRDAFPSALLPPDTA